One window from the genome of Pedobacter schmidteae encodes:
- a CDS encoding FecR family protein yields the protein MSREAFHLLLEKYLQNRCTDEEKEIVEKWYGLLDKQEGKAPAATEINELEQKLWDRINEDVVADEPEKVVHPTQPAIKRFPVFRVAAAAVIAGFVLIAGYQFFLAENNKSDFIVPANASLVKQYKNNGLKPVEIKLEDGSQVVLQPKATLKYPEHFLKDRREVTLEGEGFFQISKNPSRPFLVYNRNVVTRVLGTSFTVKAGSDVYETEVIVRTGKVVVSPSTEGGGFDARNPLSPTNGVVLTPNQKTVYNAAKNTFATSLVEQPIPIDLDKDRTAVKDDCSFNDTPVAEVLDQLQKTYGIAFVVEDKELYNYTFTGDLSGQNLYNQLDFLCESIKARYQIKGTKIIISVKE from the coding sequence ATGAGCAGAGAAGCCTTTCATCTACTATTAGAAAAATACCTGCAGAACAGGTGTACGGATGAAGAAAAAGAAATTGTTGAGAAATGGTATGGATTGCTGGACAAACAGGAGGGGAAAGCCCCGGCTGCGACAGAAATAAATGAGCTGGAGCAGAAACTGTGGGACAGGATAAATGAGGACGTTGTTGCCGATGAACCGGAAAAAGTTGTTCATCCGACTCAACCGGCGATCAAACGTTTCCCTGTTTTTAGAGTTGCAGCGGCTGCAGTAATTGCAGGCTTTGTATTGATTGCCGGTTATCAGTTTTTTCTTGCTGAAAATAATAAATCTGATTTTATAGTGCCAGCCAATGCCAGCCTTGTAAAGCAATATAAAAATAATGGTCTTAAGCCGGTTGAGATTAAGTTGGAAGATGGCAGTCAGGTTGTCCTTCAACCAAAGGCGACCCTGAAGTATCCTGAACATTTCTTAAAGGACCGCCGTGAAGTTACCCTGGAAGGGGAAGGTTTTTTTCAGATCAGCAAAAATCCATCCAGGCCTTTTCTGGTATACAATAGAAACGTAGTGACGCGGGTGCTTGGCACCAGCTTTACGGTAAAAGCAGGATCGGATGTATATGAAACTGAGGTTATCGTAAGGACAGGCAAAGTAGTGGTTTCTCCAAGCACCGAGGGAGGTGGTTTTGATGCCCGCAATCCGCTGAGCCCGACTAATGGAGTAGTGCTGACACCAAACCAGAAAACGGTTTACAATGCTGCCAAAAACACTTTTGCAACCAGCCTGGTTGAGCAGCCAATACCGATTGATTTAGATAAAGACCGGACAGCCGTAAAGGATGATTGCTCGTTTAACGATACACCTGTGGCAGAAGTGCTGGATCAGCTACAAAAAACTTATGGGATAGCATTTGTGGTAGAGGATAAGGAATTGTACAATTACACATTTACAGGCGATTTATCGGGACAAAACCTATACAACCAGTTAGATTTCTTATGCGAATCGATCAAAGCCCGCTATCAGATAAAAGGCACTAAAATAATCATCTCTGTCAAAGAATAA